The genomic DNA CGAGAATCGTCGTCTCTGAAATCTCCAGCTCCAGTTTGTAGGGCGGGAGATGATGACGTTGAATCGCATCCGTAAACACGTTCATATATTCTTTTCTCATGAAATACTTCGGCGGAACGTTTAACGAGACAGGAATCGCGTAATCGATCGACTTGAGATAGCGGGAAACTTCATCAATCAGCCAGTCCGTCAACGGAATGTACAGACAGTTTTCTTCGGCTAGGGGAATGAATTCGCCCGGAGAAATTTCACCCCACGTCGGATGGGTCCAGCGCATCAAGGCTTCCGCACCGACCACTTGTCCGGTCCAGCTGTCGACTTTCGGTTGATAGACGAGATAAAACTCGTTGTTCTCAATCCCTTTGCTCATGTCCTGTAACAGTTCGAACTGCCGGACGGCTTCGATGTCCATGTTGGAAGCATACAGTTCCACGTGGCTGCCTTCCCGTTTTTGGGCACGGAATTTTGCCGTTCCCGAATGACGGATCAAATCGGACGATGTCACCGCATCCTCCGGATACCTGCTGACCCCGATCGAGACACGCGGCTGGAAGACGTAGTCCTGGAGTTCGATGGGTGACTTCGACAGTTGCAGGAGACGCTGTGAAAAGTTCTGAACCTGCTCCTCCGTCATCCGTTCAGGGAAAATCACTAAAAAATCATCGCCAAACAATGCTCCGAGATAAGCTTCCTTCGGCAACAGCCGCAATATGGTATCCGTGGCGATGGCCCGCCATGCGTCCCCCATCTTAAACCCGAACGTCTGATTGATGTCATTAATCCGGTTCAGACAGATGGACAACAGGGTAAACGGGTGATTTTGACGAATCAATAGCTCGACGGTCTCGGTAATCGCTTCCCGGTTCGGCATATTCGTCACCTGATCCATCATTGAAAGCTTAAAAATCTCTTCCTGCCGATTTTTGATCTCGGTTACATCTTTGATGATTGATTGATAGCCGGTCGCTTGTCCGTCCGTGTCAAATAACGGATAACACGTATCTTTGATCCATTTGAGACCTTTTTTCGTGTGGATCCGGTAAAACGCGACGATGCTTTTTCCTTGTTTGACTTCTTCCATCATGTGTAAAAAGTTTGGTCCATCTTCCGGTGTGACGAGTTGTTTCCAGTAGGTCGGGTTTTGGTGAATCTGTTCCTCGGGGACATTAAAAATCTTTGAGAAGTTTGGGGTCAAAATCTGATACCGGTCTTTTTTTAAACTGTATTCGATGAGTGCCGTATCGACGACGACACACAATGTTTCGAGTTTGTCTTTTTCACGTTTTAAGTCTTGTTCCATCTTGTCTTGTTCACTTAAATCAAACATGACCCAGGTGATGACATTTTGGTCCGCTGATTTTCCGACTTGGACTAAAATGCGTAACCAGCCTTTCGTAGTATGGCGCGCCCGGACAATACTTTTATATTCAAAAAAGGACGGGTCCTGGTAAAGACGGTCGACGTTTTGAGAAAATACCGGACGATCCTCTTCATGAATCAGATTTCTGAACTCGACCCGTCCCATTTGTTGGACGGTTTTTTTAGGGAGACCAAACAATTTAGGGACCTGTTCGGAATAAAAAAATTTAGCGGTATCAATCCGGTATTCGACTAAAGCCAGTCCCGGGATCTGTTCCGTCAAAAGTTGATTGACCTTTAACCGGTTGTACTCACGGGCTAATTCTTTCTGCTCTGTCAAATCCTTGACGATACCGTACAGACCAGTCAGTAATGCTCCGGAGTATAAAGGGACGTTCGTGATCGAGAAGTGGTACCGCTTGTTATCGTTGCGAATCGCTTCGATTTCATAATGGACGGTTTCCCCCTTCAAAGCCCGTTCCTGATACCGGAGCATTTCGTGGTATTCATGGGCGGGCAGCCATTTTTCAGGTTCCGTCAAAAAAGATGCCGATCCTTTAAATAATAATTCGAATTTGTCATTGGTCTTGACGATGTTTTTCGTTAAATCCATGACATATAAAGCATCCGGGTAGTCATTAATGGAAATCGGATCTGCCTCGCGTGCATAGACTTCTGAAACGTCGCGAGTGATGCTGGTTTTGATTTTAGGAAGCAGTTTCCAACTGTCGAATAACTTCATGACGACCCCGTCCCTTCTCATTTCCAATGATCAAAACATTATTTCAGCATTTAAGAATTTATATTGAAAAATTAAATACTGTAAAGAAAAACTTTTCATATATACTAAATTATAGGTATAGAAGACCTTTTTTAGCAATAGATTAAGTCTATTTACCTATGAATAGAGTTAACAAAAAAATAATATTTTATTTTTTTGTTATATTAATCCAATTATTCTTAGTGTCATCAGTAAATGAAATGAAAAAGAATTTTGATAGCAGGAATAATGGTTTTCACTCCATGTTACGCTCGAATGCAGGGAATACTTTTGCGTTTTTTTGTTGGGGGTATAAAGAGTGACTTTTGTTTAAGAGTAGAGGCGGAAAAGCAGAATAAACGATTTGTCTGCGGGAACAGGACACGAAACTTGAAGTGGTCAGTATCATCTTTGACAAACTGTTGTTTGAGAGAGACTTCCTTCTGCAATGGCTAAGATATTTTGGAATCCATGTCGGAGCAGCAGGGAAGTCAGCACGTATTCCGAACGCGACCGTGCCTGATCATATCGTGACACGGTACATCAAAGGACAAGGGACAATGACGACGATAGGACGATTTGTAACGTGACGTATATGCCGATGCTTGATTCGACTGTGCGTGAGTAGACATGATGATACCCTTCACTGTTTGACGAAGAAAAAAGAACCTTCTAAGGTACTTGCAGATGGCATGTTGAAAGGTTCTTTTTTTGAGGCTGGACTGGTATTAACAAGTCAATAACGATCATCTGTGATCAGTCTCAGTTTAAGGAGGACTGAGAACATGATTTAAAGATTCGGTTGATGCTCGACATGTTCGATGCGGACATACTCAATGTTGAGCAACTGTTCGAACGGATTAAAACGAAACAAACCATGATTTCAACACGATACAAGTCCAATAAAAGAGAAAATATTTCCTTATATTTCAAAATAGATAGTCGTTCTCTTTGTTTTTTCTATAACATGTAGATTAGCCGATTTATTAATGAGAGGATGAAGAAAATGATAGCAGGGATTATTCTAATTTCGATTCTATACCCTAATTTATCAGTGTCAGCAAGCGTCAGCTTACCGACAGTTGCTCAAATTAATGATGATGTAATTGGACAAAACTCTACAATTCGCGGCAATACATTGTATTATGCCGATCATGAAGGAACAAATTTAGTTGATTTAGAGACTGGAACACGTTTAAGAAAAGAAGATACAGGTGATACATTACTTGATGTCAGTACAGATGAATCCTGGATGATTGCAAAAGAATTTTGGCACACCTATTTTACGATTTATGATGAATTTGGCGAAGAAGTCAGAACAGTCGATAACCTTAGATATCAGAATCAGGTCTATCGATTTAACAGTGGAATTCAAGCTAAGTTTTTACCCAATTCCTCTAAACTCGTTATTGCGTCAGATGATTATATTTTCTTATACGACATCAAAACTGAAAAAGTATTGTCCGCTCGAGGTATCAGTACTGATGGTACGTTGAAAGTCTCGAATGATTATATCATGATTGGAGATGACTCCTCGATTCATGTCATGAATCATGCTCTCGAAATGGTCACTGAAATTTTACCGCAGGAAAGAATTATCTCGTATGATGTGACACTATCTAATACTTTAATCTTTAATACCTATGACGGACGTATTTATCAGTACAAGAGCCCGTTTACTAAGTCCGTTCTATCATCACTAAAAACGTATGATGAAATCGATTTGGATGACAGCGGGGTGTTTCTTGGTACTTCAAAAGGAATCTTATACGATATGCAAACAGCTAAACGAATTTATACAAATATAGACGAATCACGTATCGTATTTAATGAAAACTCGTCCAAAATAGTGACATTGGGAGATTCTGTGCGTGTCTATGATGCAAAAAATTTAAAAAAGCGAATCGTGAGCGCAAAAATCAGTACAGATTTTAATTCGTTAATTGTTCGAAACGAAACGATACCGACATTTGTTGCCATATCGAAAGATGGAACGAAAACTAAATTGACGAATCAAGCCGTTTGGCGGTCTGATAATTCACAAGTTGCCTATTTTTCGAAAGGTAAGTTAATTGGGAAGTCTCCTGGAAAAGTAACGATCAAAGGCTCTTATGAGGGGCATACTGCTACGCTTTCGCTGACAGTACGCAAAGAATCCAAAAAAGCGAATTTAAAATGGCTGATGAATCAAAAAAATATATTGAATCAAAAAGGAACGTTCGTGAATGCTTCACATCAATTTTACGATTCTTACTCTAAAGTAAAAGGAACGAATGGAAAGATATATTACCAAGAAAAAGTTTACACTAACGGTATTTTTAAAGGAAACGTACTTTATGGAACGTATCGTAACAAAAAAACCATTGACGAAATTTTATTACCTTTAAGTGTCGAAAAACGAACTGACATTAGTGAACAACAAATAATTGATGTGTTCGGAAAACCAAAGAAAACGTATAAATATGATCCGGCAGTGTCTTCAAAAGTGACACGAGGAACTAGTATCCTCGATCAACATCAAATTAAAAAAATTAGTTTATACACGGTAAAAAAGAATAATGCTCTTGAAGTCATCTATGATGAAAAAGGCTATGCGCGATACCTTCACCTTTTTGAATCAACTCCCGGAGACTGAATCATTAAAAACAGACTGAATCTTCCTTCTAAAAAAGGGAAGATTCAGTCTGTTTGTTTTTTTATATATTTCATTAAATGTATAGAAAGAACAATTATTTGATCAATTCTAAAGTTTTATTTTAAATATAAGTAAATAGATTCTTTTTATTACAAATTAAAGTTAAAATATATCTTTTTTGTGTTAATATCTTCTATGGATAAATTTAACTTAATAGAGTTTGATTATTCGTGTGAGATAAAAGGAGGTTTATGAAATGTCATGTGTGAATTGTGCGGATTCCGCGAAGCGTGGATTGAAATTTTGTCCGAGCTGTGGCGATGCTCTTGTGGGCCGCGAAGAAGAAAATAACCATATTGAAAAAGAAAGATACGAAAAACCTATTCAATCTAAGAAAATGAATAAAACAACAAAAGCTCTTCTGTCAGCCCTTGTACTTCTGTTAATAGCTGGTGGGGCTTACTATGGTTTATCGACACAATGGTTTACCGTTGAGGCGACTACAAATGAAGTACGTGATGCCATTCGCTCGGGTGATGCGAAGTTATTGGCTGAACATACGGAGTTTAATGGGAAGCAAATCGATCAATCAATGGCTCAGCGTTTTCTGGATGCCTTGAAGGAGACACCTGAACAAAAGAAATCATTTATGGAATATTTATTAATGGCGGGGACATCTCTTCAAGCTGAGAACGAAAGTGATGTTCCAGCACAAATTGTAGCGGACGGACGTCAGTTTGGAATCTTCAAGGATTATCGTTTACAGCTAGAGGGAGTGCGAACGGAAGTCATCAGTAACTTTGAAGGAACAAAAGTGACGCTTGTTAATCCGGTCGGGACAGAAAGTAGTAAGGCGTCAGCAGATGGTATTCAAATGGATGGCATATACCCGGGACTGACGGATGCCAAAATTGCCTACGATGGGGAGTATGGAAAAGAGTCAAGTGAAGTCATCATCAATCCGTTAACCTTAGATGCTTCGAATCGAAAATATGAAATCACCTTAAAAGGAAACGCCGTCTCCTTAGATCAAACTTATCCAGACGCGTTTTTAATCGTCGATGGAAAAGTAACATCGAAGACGATCTCGGAACTTGATTCATACGGACCGATTCCGAAGAACGGGATTACTTTAGCTATCGAAAATCAATTTGCCTGGGGGGATGAAACGTCAGAAGACGTCCTCGTCAAACCAAATACGAAAAAAGTCGATTTTGTATTTCAACCATCGGAAGCTACTCTTGATCAAATCGAGCAAGTCGTTGAAGAACATGCTTCCGATTGGGTCGATGCAGCGAACTATCAGGATACGAGTTACTTCACACTAGTCGATGATGCTTCTTATATAGCGAAGCAACAAAAAAATTACGATGACTGGAGTAGAAAAGATTTGGAATGGGATGGCGAGTTCATGAGTGCCTCGATTGATCGTTCTTCTGCAAAGTTTGTTGAATATGGTGATACGGTCGGAATCGAATTAATGGCAACGACGTATATCCGTGGCGAACTTTATTCGTATGATAGTGAATCCCCTGGAAAGTCAACATCAAAATCACTCTTCCGGTACCTTTTCACGTATGGAGTCGCTCCGGATTCTGATAGTTATGAAGAGAGTTTTAGAATTCAGCAAGCTACGAACATTAAGTAAAATCAGGGAGGAAACACAGATGATGGATTGGAAAATGATAAAATCACGCTTTCAAGAAATGACACCAAAAGAACTGCATGAGAATGCCGAACAAGCTCGACGCGAAAAAGGACGTCTTTTGTACGAAATCGGAGAGCGGCATTACATGAAGCTTCGAAGTGAAGGGCGCCGTGATGAAATTAAAGACATTTTGGCGCAGGAAGTGCTTGTATTTGGTGCATTATCACGAATTGAAGAAATGGAAGTTGAGGCGGCGCAAAAGCAATGTAAATCATGTCGAACTGCACTAGAACCGGGTGCAAAATTTTGCGGTAAGTGCGGTACAGCCGTTCCTAGAGAAACCGATCAGATGAAGGTGGAATGTTCT from Exiguobacterium sibiricum 7-3 includes the following:
- a CDS encoding GGDEF domain-containing phosphodiesterase, whose protein sequence is MKLFDSWKLLPKIKTSITRDVSEVYAREADPISINDYPDALYVMDLTKNIVKTNDKFELLFKGSASFLTEPEKWLPAHEYHEMLRYQERALKGETVHYEIEAIRNDNKRYHFSITNVPLYSGALLTGLYGIVKDLTEQKELAREYNRLKVNQLLTEQIPGLALVEYRIDTAKFFYSEQVPKLFGLPKKTVQQMGRVEFRNLIHEEDRPVFSQNVDRLYQDPSFFEYKSIVRARHTTKGWLRILVQVGKSADQNVITWVMFDLSEQDKMEQDLKREKDKLETLCVVVDTALIEYSLKKDRYQILTPNFSKIFNVPEEQIHQNPTYWKQLVTPEDGPNFLHMMEEVKQGKSIVAFYRIHTKKGLKWIKDTCYPLFDTDGQATGYQSIIKDVTEIKNRQEEIFKLSMMDQVTNMPNREAITETVELLIRQNHPFTLLSICLNRINDINQTFGFKMGDAWRAIATDTILRLLPKEAYLGALFGDDFLVIFPERMTEEQVQNFSQRLLQLSKSPIELQDYVFQPRVSIGVSRYPEDAVTSSDLIRHSGTAKFRAQKREGSHVELYASNMDIEAVRQFELLQDMSKGIENNEFYLVYQPKVDSWTGQVVGAEALMRWTHPTWGEISPGEFIPLAEENCLYIPLTDWLIDEVSRYLKSIDYAIPVSLNVPPKYFMRKEYMNVFTDAIQRHHLPPYKLELEISETTILEDEDFMAEVFTSLNRIGVAVAFDDFGVGYSSLAYLQTYNVQTIKIDRKFATNIHQNKKSQAIVRSILLLAQEFEMSVVIEGIETLDELFMIRELDCKIVQGFLFSRPVPADDMTTLIENGRIDPVEELNDKPNRVSSYINAAITITHVRGQRVDVGTSPILILHQKFQGLGFYSSIRLPVDGTVKLVILLEDGHDSIPISIKRATELANGLYQYEARYTSSPDIAKRFAALRQPKTKGFTELEMYRILNTR
- a CDS encoding TcaA 3rd/4th domain-containing protein; the protein is MNKTTKALLSALVLLLIAGGAYYGLSTQWFTVEATTNEVRDAIRSGDAKLLAEHTEFNGKQIDQSMAQRFLDALKETPEQKKSFMEYLLMAGTSLQAENESDVPAQIVADGRQFGIFKDYRLQLEGVRTEVISNFEGTKVTLVNPVGTESSKASADGIQMDGIYPGLTDAKIAYDGEYGKESSEVIINPLTLDASNRKYEITLKGNAVSLDQTYPDAFLIVDGKVTSKTISELDSYGPIPKNGITLAIENQFAWGDETSEDVLVKPNTKKVDFVFQPSEATLDQIEQVVEEHASDWVDAANYQDTSYFTLVDDASYIAKQQKNYDDWSRKDLEWDGEFMSASIDRSSAKFVEYGDTVGIELMATTYIRGELYSYDSESPGKSTSKSLFRYLFTYGVAPDSDSYEESFRIQQATNIK
- a CDS encoding zinc ribbon domain-containing protein — protein: MMDWKMIKSRFQEMTPKELHENAEQARREKGRLLYEIGERHYMKLRSEGRRDEIKDILAQEVLVFGALSRIEEMEVEAAQKQCKSCRTALEPGAKFCGKCGTAVPRETDQMKVECSTCHTPQRNDQQYCTCCGSEMGQHV